The Salvelinus alpinus chromosome 22, SLU_Salpinus.1, whole genome shotgun sequence DNA window tatAAAATAACTCAATATATGTCACAAATTTAAATatatgtcatgacagtgttatgaccatatcaTAAACGTTATGACAggttgtcagctgttatgacatattatgaaaTGGTTATGACTGTGTCACTGGGTGTCAAGTGAAATGTTACTGTTTTTTTTTGCCATTATttataaacaaacactgtataccctcaacatggttaaatgtATCATTTTGAGCACCTTAAGAGGATGGAATGGAGAGGGGAGGAATGGTCGCTGAGATCAGCGATTATGTTTATGGTGTCTGAGAAATGTCTTGTTTTCGCCCAGAGGTAAGTGTTGCCCGGCACCAGTTCAGGAGAGCTGCAGTGGTCGGGTAATGTGAGGTAGTGAGGGGAAGGCAGAGCGTTGACATGGCCACGCCGGGCCTGCATGGACATGACGTTCACCATCACGATGAACCGCTTGTTCATCTTCACAGACACACTCTCCACTGTCCCTAGCagaactggacacacacacacacaatttagaTCAGTGTTGTGCTTCCCTTAAAAGTAGATTCAATTGCTTCCTAAAGGTTCTTGCTAAAGGCCGAAGTATTGAGTCATGTTTCCTTTCATCTTGTGCTTCAAACTGGAGGCCTTACCTTTGTTGTCACACAACGTTTTCGTCTTCAGGTCCCCCAGTGGTAGAATCCTAAGTCCTGAGGATAATGAACAAGAGTCTAATCAAACGGGCTAAGACAGAGACAGAATCCAGGCAGGGACCTATCAAAACACACCCCCTTCATCATTTATgaactacatatagaatcatCATATCACCCATCTGGGCTGTGGGTTGATCTTTCGTATTGCCTTTCAGAGATAAACAGACGCAACTCAAACTGTGACATAAATCATAGATCGATGAAAAATGTGAGTCAGGTTTGGAGTGTATCCTGTTCCCACTGACCTGGAATCATGTTCATGCTGGTGGTGTTTCGTTCAGTCCTTGGGTGCAGGACCCCCGCACAGCAAGACCACAGGGAGGAGTTGGGGTAGCGGTGCCCACAGCAGGTGAACCCTAGCTGGGTAGGGTAGAGCAGGTCTAGTCCTGGGGCAGAGCAGCAGGTCTGGGTGGAGACGGCCTCCATCAGGACATTCCCACAGCACTGGGCCTCCTCTGAGAGCCCGTCCTGAACCTGCAGGTTGTACAGAGTCTCTGCACAGCACTTCATCTGGCCACTGCTGGGGTCGTAGGCCTTCCCTCCACAGCAGGACATGTTCCCCAACCTGCGGTGTCTGTGCAGAGAAAGATATTTAACCTCCCAATACCAAAAGAGCCCATATCTCTCAGATTTTGGTGCCTATTGTGCTGTCATGTTGGGTGAACTCAGAGCCATGTGTAATGATGATTATTTATAATTGATTGGATTTTACCCATTCTATTTCAATGAATAGCAAGGAAATGGAATGTGGAGAGTTCTAGCTATAAGAATTATGATTTTTATCCCATTGATTACTTGAATCAACAGATTGAACAATGAAGAGAGATGACCAATGGGGTGCATTCATGGATGCCATGGGAAGCCAGCCTTCCACAAACAAATGTACCAAGAAAAAAAGAATAAAACATAAAATAAATGTATCTCTCATGTCTGTGTTTTCTTCTttttccttcaattcacaagaggatgaatatacagtgccttgcaaagtaTTCTtctcccttgactttttcctattttgttgctttagaacctgtaatttaaatcgatttttattttgtatttcaaGTAATGAACAAACAAAGTagttcaaattggtgaagtgaaatgaaaaaaaataacatgttcaaaaaaagtatacaaaataaaaaacggaaaatgggtgcgtgcatatgtattcactccCTTGCTATGAAGCCttttaaataagatctggtgcaaccaattaccttcagaagtcacatcatttgttaacttctacttggtactcatcccggatccgggagcaccctcatcagtaaaaaagctgactagcatagcctagcatagcgccacaagtaaatactagcatctaaatatcatgaaatcacaagtccaagacaccagatgaaagatacacatcttgtgaatccagccatcatttccgatttttaaaatgttttacagggaaaacacaatatgtatttctattagctaaccacgatagcaaaagacccaactttttttttcaccatttttttactgcataggtagctatcacaaattcgaccagataaagatataaatagtcactaaccaagaaacaacttcatcagatgacagtcttataacagatttattgtatagcatatgttttgttagaaaaatgtgcatatttcaggtataaatcatagttttacattgcagcctatttgaaatcagacactttggtgggattaacaacaagattacctttaaaatggtataagatacatgtatgtttgaggaattttaattatgagatttctgttgtttgaatttggcgccctgcactgtcactggctgttgtcatatcattgaaggaatgatggatggtgctaaatacagggaaattcttgaggttaacctgtttcagtcttccagagatttaaatctgggatggaggttcaccttccagcaggacaataaccctaagcatactgctaaagcaaccctCAAGTGGTTTaatgggaaacatttaaatgtcttggagtagcctagtcaaagcccagacccgaatccaattgagaatctgtggtatgacttaaagattgctgtacaccagcgaaaCCCATCCAACttcaaggagctggagcagttttgccttgaagaatgggcaaaaatcccagtggctagatgtccCAAGCTTAtaaagacataccccaagagacttgcagctgtaattgctgcaaaaggtggctctacatagtattgactttgggaggggtggtgaatagttatgcatgctcaagttttttGGTCTtgattcttgtttgtttcacaataaaaaatatgttgcatcttcaaagttgtaggcatgttgtgtaaatcaaatgatacaaaatacattttaattccaggttgtaaggtaacaaaataggaaaaatgccaagggggtgaatactttcgcaagccactgtatctcaccagagaaacagtgtcaagggaagccagtttggatttagtaatataactttttttactttccatctggactaagtgcctgcgcctcatgaatttggatttgtgaactaaacgcgtgaacaaaaaggaggtatttggacataaattatggactttatcgaacaaaacaaacatttattgtggaactgagattcctgggagtgcattctgatgaagatcatcaaaggtaagtgaatatttataatgctatttctgacttctgttgactccacaacatggcgggtatctgtatggcttgttttggtgcctgagcgctgtactcagattattgcatggtgtgctttttctgtaaagcttttttgaaatctgacacagcggttgcattaaggagaagtttatctataattccatgcataacatttgtatcttttatcaatgtttattatgagtatttctgtaatttgaggtggctctctgcaaaatcaccggatgttttggaagcaaaacattactgaacataacgtgccaatgtaaactgagatttttggatataaataagaactttatcgaacaaaacatacatgtattgtgtaacatgaagtcctatgagtgtcatctgatgaagatcatcaaaggttagtgattaattttctctctatttctgctttttgtgactcctctctttggctggaaaaatggctgtgtttttctgtgactaggtgctgacctaacataaatcgcatggtatgctttcgttgtaaagcctttttgaaatcggacactgtggtgggattaacaacaagattgtctttaaaatggtgtataatacttgtatgtttgaggaattgtaattatgagatttctgttgtttgaatttggcgccctgcactttcactggctgttgtcatatcgatcccgttaacaggatttcagccgtaagaagttttaaatgtcaggaattgtgaaaactgagttcaaatggatttggctaaggtgtatgtaaacttccgacttcaactgtaagttcaATATGTAACTAGATGTAAAAAGGCAAATGTTAACttgcgagcaagcattttagccaggtggACTaggaaaacaaaaaataaaagtgtgtactcTATGACAGACCATGAAAGAGAGGAAGATGGCAATGGTGTTTCTCTAAGTATGGTGAGTCAACATATTTTTTCTACTCGCACAAACTtatgcacgcaaacacacaaatCAGaaacatggacagccacatcatatttagcttatgaTGATTGGGAGAAAAAAAAATTGGGGCATCTTTTACTTGTCACTgcattagactaagcataggtgatttgatgatattgaaatggtgctggaatagtggaggcagctcctgttttctttgcgaattgcggtaactctccgtggttctaaatcaatagctgtttagtagtccgaaaatgtcagaagcattaacttgcttgaacatgtaatatgctttgtggacttcactggacagaggttgcATCATGGTCACAAGGCAgatgaactaacaggttagagagcaaacaacgcaattatcaaaacacataggttgtaatatggcaatTTTTTCTGGCTCggtttccccagtgattttacccacgcaccaccACTGGAGATGCCCAAAACCAGCAGACTCTGCAATCCTCAAGAGGGGAGTCCATCCATTTAGCTAATCAATTAAATTATCTATTTTTTTGGATCCTCTTTTTTGGTTAGGGCAGTGTATTCAAACTTTTACTTTAGATCAGCGTCTTGAAGCCGTTGTACATCATTCAGTGAATCCCAAACCAGCCCCACACCCCTACCAGCTTGGAGGGCTATTTATTGTCAGGTGTCGCTGACGAAACTCAGAGGGTGACGTCAAGAGGATCAATGAACCCATCAGCTTCAGGACACACTCATTACTTTAATGATGCAATTCATGTTTCACATTTAAATAAAATGAGCATGATATTTAAATGAACAAATTACCTCATCGTTttacaatatacactgctcaaaaaaataaagggaacacttaaacaacacaatgtaactccaagtcaatcacacttctgtgaaatcaaactgtccacttaggaagcaacactgattgacaataaatttcacatgctgttgtgcaaatggaatagacaaaaggtggaaattataggcaattagcaagacacccccaaaaaaggagtgattctgcaggtggtgaccacagacaacttctcagttcctatgcttcctggctgatgttttggtcacttttgaatgctggcggtgctctcactctagtggtagcatgagacggagtctacaaaccacacaagtggctcaggtagtgcagttcatccaggatggcacatcaatgcgagctgtggcaaaaaggtttgctgtgtctgtcagcgtagtgtccagagcatggaggcgctaccaggagacaggccagtacatcaggagacgtggaggaggccgtaggagggcaacaacccagcagcaggaccgctacctccgcctttgtgccaggaggtgcactgccagagccctgaaaaatgacctccagcaggccacaaatgtgcatgtgtctgctcaaacggtcagaaacagactccatgagggtggtatgagggcccgacgtccacaggtgggggttgtgcttacagcccagcaccgtgcaggacgtctggcatttgccagagaacaccaagattggcaaattcgccactggcgccctgtgctcttcacagatgaaagcaggttcacactgagcacatgagcacatgtgacagacgtgacagagtctggagacgccgtggagaacgttctgctgcctgcaacatcctccagcatgaccagtttggtggtgggtcagtcatgttgtggggtggcatttctttgtggggccgcacagccctccatgtgctcgccagaggtagcctgactgccattaggtaccgagatgagatcctcagaccccttgtgagaccatatgctgacacatgcacatttgtggcctgctggaggtcattttgcagggctctggcagtgcacctccttgcacaaaggcggaggtagcggtcctgctgctgggttgttgccctcctacggcctcctccacgtctcctgatgtactggcctgtctcctggtagcgcctccatgctctggacactacgctgacagacacagcaaacctttttgccacagctcgcattgatgtgccatcctggatgaactgcactacctgagccacttgtgtgggttgtagactccgtctcatgctaccactggagtgagagcaccgccagcattcaaaagtgaccaaaacatcagccaggaagcataggaactgagaagtggtctgtggtcaccacctgcagaatcactccttttttgggggtgtcttgctaattgcctataatttccaccttttgtctattccatttgcacaacagcatgtgaaatttattgtcaatcagtgttgcttcctaagtggacagtttgatttcatagaagtgtgattgacttggagttacattgtgttgtttaagtgttccctttatttttttgagcagtgtatataccgAAGTAACAATTAaacttttttaaactttttgttattttttttatgtttcatACCTTGAAATCAGAGACAAACAAAATACACATGGCTCATAATTAGAAACGCCTTTTCCTTCTGCTGCATGAAACTGAGCAAACTCAGTGCATGTTGGGATACCACCTGACTCAGGAGCCGGCAGCCTTGCTGGGTGTTCGAATTGGCCCCTACACCCTCGATAATGTTCACTCCCTCAGCTTTGAGACACTTCGAGGAGGTGCGTGTTAACGTGCAAATGGAGGGGTGAAGGGAAGGGAGTGATTTGGGATTCACAAAAGTAGATTCAAATGCGTCACTCACAACTGATGTAATAGTTAGCCCTTAGGCACTCTGAACTGGGCTTGCAGAAAGTGATAACCCCACCCACGTCTTTGGGATAAACTGCCTGGCTAGGTTCAACTACCTACAGTTTCACCCTACAGAGCAACTCACTTGTGTCCGTTGCAGCAGATTTCATCCTGAGGGTTGTATGTCTGTTCTCCACAGCAGTGTTTGCCTGGATCATCAAGATGAACGCGTGACTCACACACCATTTCACAGGATGGCAGATACAAGTGGCCACCTGGGGAGCACTGGTGCCCAGCCTCCACCCCACGGTGCAACGTCTGGTTACAGCACAGCACCCCTCGGTCCACTACACCATATGGAGTTGTACCACAGCACTgggagagacgcacacacaccagTCAGCAGGGTatcaacacacacaaaacatgaataaTAGACACAAATACAGACATTAATACAGACAATTTCATGCAAACACACCATAGCATGTACATTCCCTAAATTCACACACAATCATAAAATAGTCCTTGTTACTGGCAAATCATGGGGCAGATTTTCTCCCTGATAGACTTTTAGATCAAACAGCACTCTAGGACATTGGCTTGGAGTATAAGACACCCACTACCAACTGGGGCCCTGTCTAAACATTCTGAGCGAACTGAAATGGGTCTGTGGACAACATATAGTTTCAGCCTTGTCTTATAATGCCGCTTTTAGTTATTTTGACCATTTAAAAAATACACAGATACATCCCTGTAGTGTACAGCATTGTCTTCATGCCTTGACCAACAGCAACTCAACAGACAGATGGATGATTTAGCTGTTTAACTTCAATTTGACTGAGATGAGGAGAACTCATTTTAATGTAGCGGAGGACGTTCAATGAACTAGGCTTTAGCTGTAGGCCTAAGCTCTGTGGGTTAATGGACTCACCAGGTTTTTTCCGGGCACCCTATTGGACAGCTGCCCGGCGCAGCAGATTTTGATGTCTGGATTGTAAACCTGAGAGCCACAGCCTGCACCATTGTAGACATCTGGTTAGAGAGATGGGAAGGAGGAAGGACAGAGATGGTGATGGAGGTGATGATTAGATCAAGAATTGTAAGCCATCTTTCTAACCTGtcatcatatactgtacatacggtAAAATCAACATCCTTACAATACAGTGTGATGACTGCTGAACAAAACTGGTCATCTGTTAGAAAATAGACTCCTCTTTCACCTACATACTGTATTTGGTGCATTATGGacctatatataaatacatatatatatatataaattcatATAAATACATAGACACATATATTATTGAAGTCTCAGTGAATGCATTTCCAATTTCTCCATTGCGTGTGCTTCTCTGTCTTATATGTTTATAAAGAATAAAGACCAtacaaagattttttttaaacagtcaaATAAAGTGGGAAAAAACTCCTCTCCTCGTTATCTGCGGTAGGTTCAGTGTTTCCCCAGATTCCAGCTCGAGGATACCATCAGTAAATAAGCGGCCAGGGAGACGTGCTCTGGGACCCAGCCAAAAATGACCtgccccccaaacacacacacacacacacacgcgcgtgcacacaaacacactagtAGGACACTTTATGGTGTCTGTAGTACCTGTGGTGTGGCTGCGTTTTCCCGCAGAGATCAGGTGGTGGGAGTGAGGCTGCCCCTGGCGAGATGTAGGGTTCACACAGCAACCCTCTGGCCTCTCCCCTGGCATACTGGAGGAATGTggggaaacagacacacacaattaGATGCaatacaaacacatgcacataaAGACACACGTAAACAGACCATAAACATACCAGTGTATatgtatacaaatacacacaGGCGAGCATAGTTAACTATTTGTTTAAACATCATCCATCGTCATGTTTCTAATTATTCCACCACTCCTTGAAATCTATTAAAGAACATTCAGAAAAGCTGACCTgtagtgtgtgtttttgtgtgtgttttaaaatGGATGCCAACCCCACTGTGGCATTGAGCCATTAGACAtcaaatatattatttttaaaaCCTGACTGTTAATTATATGGTTCAAGTCCAAAGGCAACCTTACCAGTTTGGAGAACTCGCATCAATTCCCCTGTactgaaaaaaaagagagaataaAATACACACAAAGATGACAAACTATCATAATGTGAAGTTTCATTACAGCCATACAAAACTAGCAGGTTGGCTTTTTACTAACATTAGAACTTGATGATGCACAGCAGCTTGCATTGAGAGGCTTTGGGGATAGTGGTTCAGAGCAGCAGCAGTGGCTTCGCTGGTCAAACTGGTGGTCTCCACAGCATCGGTGGTGGCTGGACATTTTAGTCAGGACCTTCCTTCCTTCGCCAACTTTTCCACAGCAAAGCTGGTGGTCTTCATCGTAAAGGTCTGTGGGACAGGTAATAACAATTGATCAGATGTACTGTTTAAAGCACAGAAGTGCTTTCAGGTGCTCAAGTGTTACAAGCTTGACATTGTGAAGGGGAGGGAGTGAACATAGAAGCCGTGAAGTGCAGGTGGGAAAGGATGTTGTCACAGGGAGTCAGCATGAGAGAATTGGGAAACATCTCCCAAACAGCTTTCGAAGTAGACAAACCTCTACAGGACAGTTTGAGAGCCAAGTCTAAAATAAACACTACAACACCACATCTGTTTATGCCTTTGTGAAGAATAAAACAAACACAAATACATCATCAATGATGATGACAGAAAAGATGTCAATAAACCGGACCTCACTGACCTTTTCCACAACACTTGGCATGAGGTTGGGTCCTGGTTAGGATCCGTGAGTCACAACACAGTTGGTTGAGTGGGTCGTAGGCCCTCAACCCACAGCAATCTGACACCAGCTGGCTCACATTCAGAGTTAACTGACCTGCAACGGTTGAATCACAGATAAACACCCAAACAGCATATCAATTCAAAAGGTGCTGAAAAAATTATGATTTCAACCCAGTTACCAGGTTTGAGTGAATAGGTACAACAGGAAGCCTGGGTGAGGCCGAAGGCCCTTTTTCCACAGCAGGACAGCCCCGCCCCTTTATGCCGTACTCCTTCACAGCAGGTGTAATCTAGACCGCTATAATTAACCCCGTCGCAGACGTGCTCTCTGGGAGACCTGAAAGGCAGAGGCTCATCTTCATGTCTAGAGGGCATTATCTTCACCTATATGCAGCACATTAACTAGACgtagacaaagtggagtcgcaatgcTCACACTTACATCATGATGACACATCTTAATTAAAGAAAGGTAGTAGGATGAAGTTGCCCCTAAACACTGTTCTAAGGTCAGTTTTACATATCCCCACTAAAGATCTGGGCCCAAGGGCAGCTTCTAACCAGAGCAGAGATAATAAGGGCATTTGCTATACTCACGTGCCGTAGAACTTCTCAGCATGGACGGAGACTGGAATTCCAAAAGGATTGACCTGCCCTGTGAGACAAGTAACATCCCCACATCAAGACAATGTCCTGGCTACGTATTCTGTGAAAAGCGCTATCTCAGCTCATGCTATTATTCTAAGTGTGATATTTGAAAAACACTCACTAAGACAATATTGTAACTGTAAATCGCTTtacggtaaaaaaaaatatatatataatgttttAAAATAGCATTTTTGGATTTTACAACTGCCTATCTCAGTGACTGAAGTTGATAGGATAAAACACATGGAGATAATTCTATGATAAAACGTCTGAAAAACGAAGTACTATCAGGAAACAACGAAGAGGAGCCCACATTACaatactgtctctgctgtctacTGTACACACATCAATCTGAGAGGGAGAGTAGTAGCCCACATTACAACACTGTCTCTGCTGTCTACTGTACACACATAAACCTGAGAGTGAGAGTAGTAGCCCACATTACaatactgtctctgctgtctacTGTACACACATAAACCTGAGAGTGAGAGTAGTAGCCCACATTACAACACCATCTCTGCTGTCTACTGTACACGCATTGATAGTGAGAGTAGTAGCCCACATTACAACACCATCTCTGCTGTCTACTGTACACGCATTGATAGTGAGAGTAGTAGCCCACATTACAACACCATCTCTGCTGTCTACTGTACACGCATTGATAGTGAGAGTAGTAGCCCACATTACAACACCATCTCTGCTGTCTACTGTACACGCATTGATAGTGAGAGTAGTAGCCCACATTACAACACCATCTCTGCTGTCTACTGTACACGCATTGATAGTGAGAGTAGTAGCCCACATTACAACACTATCTCTGCTGTCTACTGTACACGCATCAATCTGAGAGGGAGAGTAGTAGCCCACATTACAATACTGTCTCTGCTGGATACACATCAATCTGAGAGGGAGAGTAGTAGTCCACATTACAATACTATCTCTGCTGGATACACATCAATCTGAGAGGGAGAGTAGTAGTCCACATTACAATACTATCTCTGCTGGATACACATCAATCTGAGAGGCAGAATAGTAGCCCATACAGCCCTACACCTCTCAACAGCTGGCCCCATTAATTCATACAAACAGATGCAGGAGATGATAGTGCTTTCCACTTACCATGTGCGCTGTAGCAGGGTAGAGTCAGAAGAACTGCACAAATGAAACAAACAAATGTTAAGGAATGGAAGTCCAGAGATTGTACACACAAATTCTAGCAAATGTGCAGAGTTTGATAGTGATGGTCACATACCAAACATCAGTAGTGGAGTTGTCATGGTGTTTCCTTCCATAAAGCACTCTCATTCATAGATGGAAGCTTAAGATGCACTGAGATAAGTAgtcaatttcagccacacctacAAGCACCACCCCTGACAACAATATCCAATTACCTTGTCATCCCAAAATGTCCATACTATGACCCCATCTCAATCATTTATATGTTGTAAGAGTCATTGTTTGGCTGGGACCTGCTTTTCCAGTGGCAGTGGAAAAAGGGATTATTGCTCCATATTTGAAAACATCAACAGACTTTTCTAAGAGCCACCCATTTTCTTCCTTAACTCGATTTAATGGCGCTGCAGATGGCTATATCAGACCGCTGTTATTATATATTTTAGCACCTCTACTTCCCGCGGCTGTGGATACAAGTGCATAACCGGCTGCATACATTCCCTTTAGATGGTAAGATGTTGCCATCTGCCGGTCTTTGGGCTAACACTGACAACAGTGTACAGACCAC harbors:
- the LOC139549167 gene encoding uncharacterized protein translates to MSSHHRCCGDHQFDQRSHCCCSEPLSPKPLNASCCASSSSNYRGIDASSPNCMPGERPEGCCVNPTSRQGQPHSHHLISAGKRSHTTDVYNGAGCGSQVYNPDIKICCAGQLSNRVPGKNLCCGTTPYGVVDRGVLCCNQTLHRGVEAGHQCSPGGHLYLPSCEMVCESRVHLDDPGKHCCGEQTYNPQDEICCNGHKHRRLGNMSCCGGKAYDPSSGQMKCCAETLYNLQVQDGLSEEAQCCGNVLMEAVSTQTCCSAPGLDLLYPTQLGFTCCGHRYPNSSLWSCCAGVLHPRTERNTTSMNMIPGLRILPLGDLKTKTLCDNKVLLGTVESVSVKMNKRFIVMVNVMSMQARRGHVNALPSPHYLTLPDHCSSPELVPGNTYLWAKTRHFSDTINIIADLSDHSSPLHSILLRCSK